The Falco cherrug isolate bFalChe1 chromosome 6, bFalChe1.pri, whole genome shotgun sequence genome window below encodes:
- the LATS1 gene encoding serine/threonine-protein kinase LATS1 isoform X2 translates to MKRSEKPEGYRQMRPKTFPASNYTGSSQQMLQEIRESLRNLPKPSDAAKADHSMGKMLSEDPRQGRNPPKFVTYHKVLQEIRNSLLPFANETTSAVKGTSEVNRQMLQDLQAAGFDEDMVIQALRQTNNRSIEAAIEFISKMSYQDPRREQMVAAAARPVNAGMKPPGTVQQSVNRKQSWKGSKESLVPQRHGPSLGDGVVYRSESPSSQPDVGRPLSGSGIAAFAQAHAGNGQRVNPPPLPQIRSVTPPPPPRGQTPPPRGTTPPPPSWEPNSQTKRYSGNMEYVISRISPVPPGAWQDGYPPPPMNPPPISSSTQGQRGMSAVPIGRQPIIMQSSANSKFNFPSGRAGMQNGNCQAEFIVHQNVVSGNSVSRQPPPYPMNSANRQSPTALQMQTGGSAPPSAYTNGNLPQAMMVPNRNSHNMELYNTNVAGIPASWSQPSPVQPQSSPGNGHDMPTWQPNVPVRSNSFNNHHGNRQSHSSSSQPSATTVTAITPAPIQQPVKSMRVLKPELQTALAPTHPSWMPQPVQTIQTIPFSESPSTNMAVMSPVAEAPNYQGPPPPYPKHLLHQNPSVNLYETGPKLSKEEPPVLSKEDENEKNYECIDLTDKEKKQITTSPVPVRKNKKDEERRESRIQSYSPQAFKFFMEQHVENILKSHQQRLHRKKQLENEMMRVGLSPEARDQMRKMLCQKESNYIRLRRAKMDKSMFVKIKTLGVGAFGEVCLARKVDTNALYATKTLRKKDVLLRNQVAHVKAERDILAEADNEWVVRLYYSFQDKDNLYFVMDYIPGGDMMSLLIRMGVFPENLARFYTAELTCAVESVHKMGFIHRDIKPDNILIDRDGHIKLTDFGLCTGFRWTHDSKYYQSGDHARQDSMDFSNEWGDPANCRCGDRLKPLERRAARQHQRCLAHSLVGTPNYIAPEVLLRTGYTQLCDWWSVGVILFEMLVGQPPFLAQTPLETQMKVINWQTALHIPPQAKLTPEASDLIIKLCRGPEDRLGKNGADEIKAHPFFKTIDFSSDLRRQSAFYIPKIAHPTDTSNFDPVDPDKLWSDDDKDGNRNDTLNGWYKNGKHPEHAFYEFTFRRFFDDNGYPYNNPKPIEYEYGSSQNSEQQSDDDDDDDEQAGRGIQNRDLVYV, encoded by the exons ATGAAGAGAAGTGAGAAGCCAGAAGGTTATAGACAAATGAGGCCTAAGACTTTTCCTGCCAGTAACTAtactggcagcagccagcagatgCTACAGGAAATAAGAGAGAGCCTCAGGAATTTACCTAAACCCTCAGATGCTGCTAAAGCTGATCACAGCATGGGCAAAATGTTATCTGAAGATCCTAGACAAGGCCGAAATCCCCCGAAATTTGTAACATACCATAAAGTTTTGCAGGAGATAAGAAACTCACTTCTGCCATTTGCAAATGAAACAACCTCAGCTGTTAAAGGAACATCAGAAGTTAATCGACAGATGCTGCAAGACTTACAAGCTGCTGGCTTTGATGAg GATATGGTTATACAAGCTCTTAGACAAACTAACAACCGTAGTATAGAAGCTGCCATTGAATTCATAAGTAAAATGAGCTACCAGGATCCTCGTCGGGAACAGAtggttgcagcagcagcaagaccTGTAAACGCAGGTATGAAACCACCAG GGACTGTACAGCAGTCGGTTAACCgcaagcagagctggaagggtTCTAAGGAGTCCTTGGTTCCTCAGCGGCATGGCCCTTCCCTGGGAGATGGTGTAGTTTATCGCTCAGaaagtcccagctctcagcctgaTGTAGGAAGGCCATTATCTGGATCTGGCATTGCAGCATTTGCTCAGGCTCATGCTGGCAATGGACAAAGAGTGAATCCCCCGCCTCTACCACAGATCAGGAGTGTcactcctcctccacctcctaGAGGACAGACACCCCCTCCAAGGGGGACTACTCCTCCACCTCCTTCCTGGGAACCAAACTCTCAAACGAAGCGTTACTCTGGAAACATGGAATATGTGATCTCCCGTATTTCTCCAGTGCCACCGGGAGCGTGGCAGGATGGTTATCCACCTCCACCTATGAATCCTCCACCCATTAGTTCTTCCACACAGGGCCAGAGGGGCATGAGCGCTGTCCCCATTGGCAGACAACCAATAATCATGCAGAGTTCTGCCAACAGCAAATTTAACTTTCCTTCAGGAAGAGCTGGAATGCAAAATGGCAATTGTCAGGCAGAATTCATAGTTCACCAGAATGTGGTGTCTGGGAACTCGGTGAGTCGCCAGCCACCCCCATATCCCATGAATTCAGCTAACAGGCAAAGTCCCACAGCGCTACAGATGCAGACAGGAGGATCCGCTCCTCCTTCAGCGTACACCAATGGGAATCTTCCTCAGGCAATGATGGTGCCGAATAGAAATAGTCACAACATGGAACTTTATAATACAAATGTAGCTGGAATACCTGCATCCTGGTCACAGCCTTCCCCTGTGCAACCGCAGTCATCACCTGGCAATGGGCATGACATGCCTACGTGGCAACCCAATGTTCCTGTACGGTCAAATTCTTTCAACAACCATCATGGCAATAGGCAGAGTCACTCTAGCAGCTCTCAGCCTTCAGCTACAACAGTAACAGCTATAACGCCAGCTCCCATTCAGCAACCAGTAAAAAGTATGCGTGTGTTAAAACCAGAGTTACAGACTGCCTTGGCACCCACTCACCCCTCCTGGATGCCACAACCTGTGCAAACCATTCAGACCATTCCCTTCTCTGAGAGTCCATCTACAAATATGGCAGTTATGTCTCCTGTTGCAGAGGCTCCAAATTACCAGGGTCCCCCACCACCTTACCCAAAACACTTGTTACACCAGAATCCCTCTGTCAATCTGTATGAGACGGGACCCAAGCTCAGCAAGGAGGAACCACCTGTTTTGTCCAAGGAGGATGAGAATGAAAAGAATTATGAATGCATCGATTTgacagataaagaaaagaaacaaattacgACATCACCTGTTCCTgttagaaaaaacaagaaagatgaagaaagaagagagtcTCGCATTCAAAGCTATTCCCCTCAAGCCTTTAAATTCTTCATGGAGCAGCATGTGGAGAATATACTGAAATCCCATCAGCAGCGTTTGCATCGGAAAAAACaactagaaaatgaaatgatGCGG GTTGGATTGTCACCAGAAGCCCGAGATCAAATGAGGAAAATGTTGTGCCAGAAAGAGTCTAATTATATTCGGCTGAGAAGAGCTAAAATGGACAAGTCTAtgtttgtaaaaattaaaaccctgGGAGTTGGTGCGTTTGGAGAAGTTTGCCTAGCAAGAAAAGTGGATACTAACGCTTTATATGCAACAAAAACTCTAAGGAAAAAAGATGTCTTGCTTAGAAATCAAGTTGCTCATGTTAAAGCTGAGCGGGATATCCTTGCAGAAGCTGATAATGAATGGGTGGTTCGCCTGTACTATTCATTCCAAGATAAGGACAATTTGTACTTTGTAATGGACTACATTCCAGGAGGTGATATGATGAGTCTCCTAATTAGAATGGGTGTCTTTCCAGAAAATCTGGCACGGTTCTACACAGCAGAGCTGACCTGCGCAGTTGAAAGTGTTCATAAAATGGGCTTCATCCACAGAGATATTAAACCTGATAATATCTTGATAGACCGCGATGGTCATATTAAATTGACTGACTTCGGGCTCTGTACAGGTTTTCGATGGACCCACGATTCAAAATACTACCAGAGTG GTGATCATGCGCGTCAAGACAGTATGGATTTCAGCAATGAATGGGGTGACCCAGCAAATTGCAGGTGTGGAGATCGGCTGAAGCCACTTGAACGAAGGGCTGCACGTCAGCATCAGCGCTGCCTGGCCCATTCTCTTGTTGGCACACCCAATTACATTGCACCAGAAGTATTGTTACGAACAG GTTACACACAGTTGTGTGACTGGTGGAGTGTTGGAGTAATTCTCTTTGAAATGTTAGTGGGGCAGCCTCCATTCCTGGCACAAACACCACTGGAAACACAAATGAAG gtTATCAACTGGCAAACTGCACTTCATATTCCACCTCAAGCTAAATTGACTCCGGAGGCCTCTGACCTTATTATTAAACTCTGCCGAGGGCCAGAAGATCGTTTAGGCAAAAATGGTgcagatgaaataaaagctcatccattttttaaaacaattgaTTTTTCAAGTGATCTACGGAGGCAGTCAGCTTTCTACATTCCCAAAATTGCTCATCCTACGGACACGTCAAACTTTGATCCAGTTGATCCAGATAAATTGTGGAGTGATGATGATAAGGATGGGAACAGAAATGATACACTTAATGGGTGgtacaaaaatggaaaacaccCTGAACATGCTTTTTACGAGTTCACCTTCCGAAGGTTTTTTGATGACAATGGCTACCCATACAACAATCCAAAGCCCATTGAGTATGAGTATGGCAGTTCCCAAAACTCAGAACAGCAGtcagatgatgatgatgatgatgatgaacaGGCAGGTAGAGGAATTCAAAATCGTGACCTGGTTTATGTTTAG